One Spirochaetota bacterium genomic window carries:
- the moaA gene encoding GTP 3',8-cyclase MoaA, whose product MLTDAYLRKHDYLRVSITDKCNLRCRYCMPPEGVELLPHEKILRNEEFIRLIGIFASMGVVKVRFTGGEPLVRKGFIDIVSQTRSLFPDLELCLTTNGILLGDYIDDLRRLSLKKLNISLDTLSRERYLAITMRDKLDDVTAAIDRALAFGFFDIKINAVLFGETIPELDRFLDFFRERDVALRFIEKMPFVTGDGGGSFLSSDVFVKELSLRGDLVRNSAFDTNVAVMYDFKYRGKYPMRIGVIPPMTHKFCSSCNRLRITSDGFLKTCLHSDANYNLKRLLTEGADDETIRQEILKAVSMKGKGHSLDCVSEDGGCSALVRSGFMSKIGG is encoded by the coding sequence ATGCTTACCGATGCCTATCTGCGCAAGCACGATTACCTGCGCGTTTCCATAACCGACAAATGCAACCTGCGATGCCGCTACTGCATGCCCCCCGAAGGAGTGGAGCTGCTGCCCCATGAAAAGATCCTGAGAAACGAGGAGTTCATCCGTCTCATCGGCATATTCGCTTCCATGGGCGTGGTGAAGGTGCGTTTTACCGGCGGCGAGCCCCTTGTGCGGAAAGGGTTCATTGATATCGTTTCACAGACCCGTTCGCTCTTCCCGGATCTGGAGCTCTGCCTCACCACGAACGGCATCCTTCTCGGCGATTATATCGACGACCTGCGCCGCCTTTCCCTGAAAAAGCTGAACATCAGCCTCGACACGCTCTCGCGGGAGCGGTACCTGGCCATTACGATGAGGGACAAGCTCGACGATGTCACCGCCGCCATAGACCGCGCCCTGGCCTTCGGCTTTTTCGATATCAAGATCAACGCCGTGCTCTTCGGGGAGACGATCCCGGAGCTGGACCGGTTTCTCGATTTTTTCCGGGAACGGGACGTGGCCCTTCGCTTCATTGAAAAGATGCCCTTCGTCACCGGCGACGGCGGCGGTTCATTTCTTTCCTCGGACGTCTTTGTCAAGGAGTTGAGCTTACGGGGGGACCTGGTCCGCAATTCCGCCTTTGACACCAATGTCGCCGTCATGTATGACTTCAAATACCGGGGGAAATATCCCATGCGGATCGGCGTGATACCGCCCATGACCCATAAGTTCTGCTCCTCCTGCAACCGCCTCAGGATCACCTCGGACGGATTCCTCAAAACGTGCCTCCATTCGGATGCCAATTATAATTTGAAGCGGCTTCTCACGGAAGGGGCTGACGATGAGACTATCAGGCAGGAAATACTGAAGGCCGTTTCGATGAAGGGGAAGGGGCACAGTCTTGACTGCGTTTCCGAAGATGGCGGATGCTCCGCCCTGGTAAGGTCCGGGTTCATGTCGAAAATCGGCGGTTGA
- a CDS encoding glycosyltransferase family 4 protein, whose protein sequence is MPDNDNRLVTMPKKIKESSHRSAAAGRDRAGSIRIALFSPMEPLKSGVAWYSLKIIQGLVKKRPGVAIDVYIDDGYAPDEIVSDAVRLLNHRLFHENRDLYHAVLYEVGNNYEFHSYMLPYIHACGGIVEFHDVNTSGIYAKIIKDLAGHLKKLRLLRFITTVAVYPELRFFLWYKLIRPFREKNAFLDRHLYRKSMMVRKAAMVIVHDDFMRNHFRLPARKTRIITHGIDIRKLPSESEKAAIRRRMKIGKSAFVLVSAGLINSIKKIDRVIEAVARLKAETPDLLYVLAGQSVLGEHYIESLIEKFGLESRVRITGWLSNEDWLDYLSIADVGVNLRSENLGEHSGPTISFIEKGKVILVSDFEQYRAFPDEFAIKIPNGEDDVRLIAEKVLWLYNNRDFLKRGGRIAREYAITKLDFDERIIPLYCDAMRIPERF, encoded by the coding sequence ATGCCGGATAATGACAATCGTCTGGTAACCATGCCGAAGAAAATAAAAGAATCCTCACATCGATCCGCTGCCGCCGGCAGGGACCGCGCCGGGTCGATACGGATCGCCCTTTTTTCCCCCATGGAACCACTCAAGTCGGGAGTGGCCTGGTATTCGCTCAAAATCATCCAGGGGCTGGTAAAGAAGCGTCCTGGCGTGGCCATCGACGTATACATCGATGACGGATATGCGCCCGATGAGATCGTGTCCGATGCCGTCAGGCTTCTCAATCACCGGCTTTTCCATGAGAACAGGGACCTCTATCACGCGGTGCTCTATGAGGTCGGGAACAATTATGAATTTCACTCCTACATGCTTCCGTACATCCATGCCTGCGGGGGCATCGTGGAGTTCCATGACGTCAACACGAGCGGCATATACGCGAAGATCATCAAGGATCTGGCGGGCCATCTGAAAAAGCTGCGGCTCCTCCGGTTCATCACAACCGTCGCCGTCTACCCGGAGCTCCGTTTTTTTCTCTGGTACAAGTTAATCCGGCCGTTCCGTGAAAAGAACGCCTTCCTTGACAGGCACCTCTACCGGAAGTCGATGATGGTGCGAAAGGCCGCCATGGTCATCGTCCATGATGACTTCATGCGGAATCATTTCAGGCTCCCGGCGCGGAAAACCAGGATCATCACCCACGGGATCGATATCCGGAAGCTGCCGTCGGAATCCGAGAAGGCCGCGATCCGCCGCCGCATGAAGATAGGGAAGAGCGCCTTTGTCCTGGTGTCCGCAGGCCTGATCAACTCGATCAAAAAGATCGACCGGGTCATAGAGGCGGTGGCGCGCCTGAAGGCGGAAACGCCCGATCTCCTGTACGTGCTGGCCGGCCAGAGCGTCCTGGGAGAGCATTATATCGAGTCGCTCATAGAGAAGTTCGGCCTTGAGAGCCGTGTGAGGATAACCGGGTGGCTCTCGAACGAGGACTGGCTCGACTACCTCTCCATCGCCGATGTGGGGGTCAACCTGAGGTCGGAAAACCTGGGGGAGCATTCGGGTCCCACGATCAGCTTCATAGAAAAGGGGAAGGTCATACTCGTGTCGGATTTCGAGCAGTACCGTGCCTTTCCGGATGAATTCGCGATCAAGATCCCCAACGGCGAAGATGACGTGAGGCTCATCGCGGAAAAGGTTCTCTGGCTCTACAATAACCGCGATTTCTTGAAGCGCGGCGGCAGGATCGCCCGGGAGTACGCCATAACGAAGCTGGATTTCGACGAGCGGATAATCCCTCTCTATTGCGACGCCATGAGGATCCCGGAGCGGTTTTGA
- a CDS encoding carboxy terminal-processing peptidase yields the protein MSKKYLVLIATFAIVLSCFKNSEGLKKNDVPNLVNQFLAMHVQYHSLNDDLSERILENLITSLDYGKYYFYKKDIEGFNKYRHKIDDNIRNNQFDFLDDIYSVYKKRFMESNKLINDLITSKFDFTVDEKITVDRDKVEYAETRKEMRDRWRKNVKLQLLNYLSSGQSLEEAKKKLAKKYNLLNKRVDEIDEEKLLDRFMNAFSMALDPHSNYLSQEENEDFSISMKLKLEGIGVRLKSEDGFVIVESIIAGGAADKLPEKLKLKPGDKIIAVAQADGEAVDVVDMDLRDVVKKIRGTKGTEVRLTILRKSGEDNKPLRMMIPIVREEISLKDSAAESQILLLNNDKNRRVGYIKLPSFYYDKERGKSSSGDMRDILMKLKAEKVKGIILDLRGNPGGLLNEAIDIAGFFIAGGPVLQIVDGRNRPHVVNDNDESILYDGPMVVLIDKFSASASEILAGAIRDYNRGLIVGPDSTFGKGTVQSYNELPFKKGAIKITISIFYQPDGLSNQLTGIAPDIRVPDLSSIWDIGENKNRYPLKWKKIPAAEHKKFGLVTQGVVSQLSGKSTARINENEKYRKLIDKIRKYKEQVNSKTISLKEESTLEKQKQKELEKTFNKDSGKKLIDLENDLFLGEAFKITGDYIDMVGK from the coding sequence ATGTCGAAAAAGTACCTTGTCCTGATCGCGACCTTCGCGATCGTCCTTTCCTGCTTCAAAAATTCCGAGGGGCTCAAAAAAAACGACGTTCCCAACCTGGTGAACCAGTTCCTCGCCATGCATGTGCAGTACCATTCCCTGAACGACGACCTGTCGGAGCGGATCCTGGAAAACCTGATAACGTCCCTGGATTACGGCAAGTATTACTTCTACAAGAAGGACATCGAAGGTTTCAACAAGTACCGCCACAAGATAGACGACAACATCCGGAACAACCAGTTCGACTTCCTGGATGACATCTATTCGGTGTACAAGAAGCGCTTCATGGAAAGCAACAAGCTCATCAACGACCTCATCACGAGCAAGTTCGATTTCACTGTGGACGAAAAGATCACGGTGGACCGCGACAAGGTGGAGTACGCGGAAACCCGGAAGGAAATGCGGGACCGCTGGCGCAAGAACGTCAAGCTCCAGCTCCTCAACTACCTCTCGTCGGGACAGAGCCTGGAGGAAGCCAAGAAGAAGCTCGCCAAGAAATACAACCTGCTCAACAAGCGCGTGGACGAGATCGACGAGGAAAAGCTCCTTGACCGTTTCATGAACGCCTTTTCGATGGCCCTTGACCCGCACTCCAACTACCTCAGCCAGGAGGAAAACGAGGACTTCAGCATATCCATGAAGCTGAAACTTGAAGGGATCGGCGTTCGCCTCAAATCTGAGGACGGCTTCGTCATCGTCGAGTCGATCATAGCCGGCGGGGCGGCCGACAAGCTGCCGGAAAAGCTGAAGCTGAAGCCGGGCGACAAGATCATAGCCGTGGCCCAGGCCGACGGTGAAGCGGTCGACGTCGTCGACATGGACCTCCGGGACGTGGTGAAAAAGATCCGCGGCACCAAGGGAACCGAGGTGCGCCTGACCATACTGCGCAAATCCGGCGAGGACAACAAGCCCCTCCGCATGATGATACCCATCGTCCGAGAGGAGATCAGCCTGAAGGACAGCGCCGCGGAATCGCAGATCCTTCTTCTCAACAACGACAAGAACCGCAGGGTGGGATACATCAAGCTCCCTTCCTTCTATTACGACAAGGAGCGGGGAAAAAGCTCCTCCGGCGACATGCGTGACATTCTAATGAAGCTGAAGGCGGAAAAGGTGAAGGGAATCATCCTCGATCTGCGGGGCAATCCCGGCGGCCTCCTGAACGAGGCCATCGACATCGCGGGGTTCTTCATCGCCGGCGGCCCGGTCCTCCAGATCGTCGACGGCAGGAACCGGCCCCACGTGGTCAACGACAACGACGAAAGCATCCTGTACGACGGGCCGATGGTGGTGCTCATCGACAAGTTCAGCGCCAGCGCGTCGGAGATCCTCGCCGGCGCCATCAGGGACTATAACCGCGGGCTCATCGTGGGCCCCGACAGCACCTTCGGCAAGGGGACCGTGCAGTCGTACAACGAGCTCCCCTTCAAGAAGGGAGCCATCAAGATCACCATATCGATCTTCTATCAGCCGGACGGCCTGTCGAACCAGCTCACCGGCATCGCGCCGGACATCCGGGTTCCGGACCTCTCCTCGATATGGGACATCGGCGAAAACAAGAACCGCTATCCCCTGAAGTGGAAAAAGATCCCCGCGGCCGAGCACAAGAAATTCGGCCTGGTGACCCAGGGCGTGGTATCCCAGCTGAGCGGCAAATCGACGGCGCGGATCAACGAGAACGAGAAGTACCGCAAGCTCATAGACAAGATCAGGAAATACAAGGAGCAGGTCAACAGCAAGACCATCAGCCTGAAGGAGGAGTCGACCCTCGAGAAGCAGAAGCAGAAAGAGCTGGAGAAGACCTTCAACAAGGATAGCGGCAAAAAGCTGATCGACCTGGAGAACGACCTCTTCCTCGGCGAGGCCTTCAAGATAACCGGGGATTACATCGACATGGTTGGAAAATAA
- a CDS encoding 2-hydroxyacyl-CoA dehydratase yields the protein MLESKLSHLVDPLREMLYQPAMVIGRFREESGARVAGVTCDMFPPEITASLGLVPLRIPSPVTGHCTAAGAAEIGALGGLYDILVAPRGCAGRDHLPEAGIRVHEFPCPPGWGEESCRIMESSLEKLLEAAGAPALSAIDPGNLAAVTAGYNAVRRMVRGILSARREKPDLLSCRDLGSVLDAVMVFPPSVTAEYLAAVLDGLNRAESPGAGAMVPALVYAAFGCGDGVLDRIEEAGLLLVEDDACGGRRQYDMSYNYESAELYREILDAFSYRPRCPSVRTVEERNALFYSMMKGQGIETVIFIRDLCCPSRMRDIEALRVRLMRYGVDPLVVTSSDAAEKVREYVGRT from the coding sequence ATGCTGGAATCGAAGCTTTCACATCTCGTCGACCCCCTGAGGGAAATGCTCTATCAGCCTGCCATGGTGATCGGCAGGTTCCGCGAGGAGAGCGGCGCCCGCGTCGCCGGCGTCACCTGCGACATGTTTCCCCCGGAGATAACCGCGTCCCTGGGGCTGGTCCCCCTCCGGATACCCTCCCCGGTGACCGGGCACTGCACGGCGGCCGGAGCGGCGGAGATCGGGGCCCTCGGGGGATTGTACGATATCCTGGTGGCGCCGCGCGGCTGCGCCGGCAGGGACCATCTCCCCGAGGCGGGCATCCGGGTCCACGAGTTCCCCTGCCCCCCCGGCTGGGGAGAGGAATCGTGCCGCATCATGGAGTCTTCCCTGGAGAAGCTCCTTGAGGCTGCGGGAGCGCCGGCCCTTTCAGCGATCGATCCCGGGAATCTCGCCGCGGTCACCGCGGGCTATAACGCTGTGCGGAGGATGGTGCGGGGCATACTGTCGGCACGCCGCGAAAAGCCGGATCTGCTCTCCTGCCGCGACCTGGGGTCCGTCCTTGACGCTGTCATGGTGTTTCCCCCGTCCGTCACGGCGGAGTATCTCGCCGCGGTCCTGGACGGGCTGAACCGCGCTGAGAGCCCCGGGGCCGGGGCCATGGTGCCGGCCCTGGTCTATGCCGCCTTTGGATGCGGCGACGGGGTCCTTGACCGGATCGAGGAGGCGGGGTTGCTTCTCGTCGAGGATGACGCCTGCGGCGGCAGGCGGCAGTACGACATGTCCTATAATTACGAATCGGCTGAGCTGTACCGCGAGATCCTTGACGCCTTCTCGTACCGTCCCCGCTGTCCATCGGTGCGAACCGTGGAGGAGCGGAACGCGCTGTTTTACTCGATGATGAAGGGCCAGGGCATCGAGACGGTCATCTTCATAAGGGACCTCTGCTGCCCCTCCCGTATGAGGGACATCGAGGCGCTGCGCGTGCGCCTTATGCGCTACGGCGTCGATCCCCTGGTGGTGACATCGTCGGACGCGGCTGAAAAGGTGCGGGAGTATGTCGGGAGGACGTGA
- a CDS encoding glycosyltransferase family 2 protein has product MPTARSAQKKKSTATYLSIVLPVYNEQDNIRLQYEEIIKALKPLNVSYEVIFIDDGSADSSPEILRDIAKNDRNIKVVLFRRNFGQTAAMSAGIDYASGEIIVFMDSDLQNDPKDIGMLFRKIEEGYDVVSGWRKNRQDKFLSRKLPSRIANWLIARVTGVKLHDLGCSLKAYRSDLLKQVNLYGEMHRFIPVHASWIGAKITEVPVMHHARKYGKSKYGIKRTFKVILDLITVTFMGKYSTKPIYVFGGTGFIMFVLSLLSGAVTILMKIFLYQPMNRNPLLILTVMLLLLSVLFIQIGILAEILIRIYHESQNKQPYNILETHNIVKKK; this is encoded by the coding sequence ATGCCAACTGCAAGATCAGCCCAGAAGAAAAAATCGACGGCAACCTATCTGTCCATCGTGCTGCCGGTCTACAACGAGCAGGACAACATCCGTCTCCAGTACGAGGAGATCATCAAGGCCCTGAAGCCGCTCAACGTCTCCTATGAAGTCATTTTCATCGATGACGGCAGCGCCGATTCTTCCCCGGAGATACTCCGCGACATCGCGAAAAACGACCGGAACATCAAGGTCGTCCTGTTCCGCCGCAATTTCGGCCAGACGGCGGCCATGTCGGCCGGCATCGATTACGCCTCGGGCGAGATCATCGTGTTCATGGATTCCGACCTCCAGAACGACCCGAAAGACATCGGCATGCTCTTCAGGAAGATCGAGGAGGGATACGACGTGGTAAGCGGCTGGCGGAAGAACAGGCAGGACAAGTTCCTGTCGCGGAAGCTCCCGTCGCGCATCGCCAACTGGCTCATCGCCAGGGTCACCGGCGTCAAGCTCCACGACCTGGGCTGCTCCCTCAAGGCGTACCGCAGCGACCTGCTGAAGCAGGTCAACCTCTACGGCGAGATGCACCGCTTCATACCGGTGCACGCGTCCTGGATCGGCGCGAAGATCACGGAAGTCCCCGTCATGCACCACGCGAGGAAGTACGGCAAATCGAAGTACGGCATCAAGCGCACCTTCAAGGTGATCCTGGACCTCATAACCGTCACCTTCATGGGCAAGTACTCGACCAAGCCGATCTACGTCTTCGGCGGCACGGGGTTCATCATGTTCGTCCTGAGCCTCCTCAGCGGGGCGGTGACCATCCTGATGAAGATCTTCCTCTACCAGCCCATGAACAGGAACCCGCTCCTGATCCTCACGGTCATGCTCCTGCTCCTCTCCGTGCTGTTCATCCAGATCGGGATCCTCGCGGAGATCCTCATACGGATATACCACGAGTCCCAGAACAAGCAGCCCTACAACATCCTTGAGACGCACAACATCGT